Proteins encoded by one window of Arachis hypogaea cultivar Tifrunner chromosome 1, arahy.Tifrunner.gnm2.J5K5, whole genome shotgun sequence:
- the LOC112709679 gene encoding uncharacterized protein, with the protein MVDFLVEVAGEVPKIPNTRWKLHVDGASNQTFGGAGIILESSAGVAYEQSIRFDFPVSNNQAEYEALIGGLILAKEVGASRIEVSSDSQVVTSQINGKYQAKDTLLQKYLERVKELCKSFKEVVV; encoded by the coding sequence ATGGTAGATTTCTTGGTAGAAGTTGCAGGAGAAGTGCCCAAGATACCgaacacacggtggaagctccacgttGACGGAGCATCCAACCAAACGTTCGGAGGGGCCGGGATCATCCTCGAGAGCTCAGCAGGGGTAGCTTACGAGCAGTCAATTAGGTTCGATTTTCCAGTCTCaaataaccaagcagaatacgaggcaCTAATAGGAGGGCTAATCCTAGCCAAGGAAGTCGGAGCATCGAGAATAGAAGTTAGTAGTGACTCCCAAGTCGTCACATCCCAAATAAACGGCAAATACCAGGCCAAGGACACACTACTGCAAAAGTATCTAGAAAGGGTAAAAGAATTATGCAAAAGCTTCAAGGAAGTCGTGGTCTAG